A single genomic interval of Camelina sativa cultivar DH55 chromosome 11, Cs, whole genome shotgun sequence harbors:
- the LOC104725471 gene encoding uncharacterized protein LOC104725471 isoform X2 has protein sequence MDIDCEIKGKRIDKDNIRVKRKTLQALLDDCQRALELLNLAELSSEDDDEEDKITGEKESSRGEVSSSDPEADELYDLIKSRVECHDFIDKIESAQVADCSSSWDVVSEDDLWDDESMAQSEEDYVLVREEDIAEGIACFMATYLSSLKQKKDLTPEQLQKALSRMFSVKKRKGKLRKAWDGSKVAYNVASWSATVIGIYQNPVILRVASKAFWASCHVISKLV, from the exons ATGGACATCGATTGCGAGATCAAAGGGAAACGTATCGACAAGGATAACATTCGTGTCAAGCGGAAGACTTTGCAAGCTTTGCTCGATGATTGCCAAAGAGCCCTCGAGCTCTTAAACTTAGCCGAACTCAGTTctgaagacgacgacgaagaagataAAATCACCGGCGAGAAGGAATCGAGCAGGGGAGAAGTTTCTTCTTCCGATCCTGAAGCTGATGAA TTATATGATCTCATCAAATCCAGAGTTGAATGCCATGACTTCATTGACAAGATTGAGTCAGCTCAGGTTGCTG ATTGTAGTAGCTCATGGGATGTAGTTAGTGAAGATGATCTTTGGGATGATGAAAGCATGGCTCAAAGTGAAGAAGATTATGTCCTTGTTAGGGAAGAGGATATAGCAGAGGGTATTGCTTGTTTCATGGCTACTTATTTATCATCACTTAAGCAGAAAAAG GATTTGACTCCTGAGCAGCTTCAGAAAG CACTTAGCAGAATGTTCTcagtgaagaagagaaaggggaAGCTTCGGAAAGCCTGGGATGGAAGTAAGGTCGCTTACAATGTAGCATCGTGGAGCGCAACTGTTATAGg GATCTACCAAAACCCGGTGATCCTCAGGGTTGCATCAAAGGCCTTCTGGGCGTCATGTCATGTAATATCGAAGCTTGTATGA
- the LOC104728740 gene encoding glutathione S-transferase T3-like yields MESNNTPNNQSQPYFSLLNFPYDSFAPNVNIGSSQIPSFSSQPSSQPSSQPSQPPSQTEETAEQRRERRLWSTQDDLVLISGWLNTSKDAVVGNGQKAGSFWIRIGDYYETSSHVRDGAQPRRPDHCRQRWQKISKEVSRFCGAFAEAESERASGMNDLDVLQNAHQIYTNLYKKKFGMEYAWNVLRYEQK; encoded by the coding sequence ATGGAATCAAACAATACTCCTAACAATCAGTCTCAACCCTACTTTAGCCTTCTTAACTTCCCATATGACAGCTTTGCTCCCAATGTAAACATTGGTTCCTCTCAAATTCCTTCTTTTAGTTCACAACCAAGTTCACAGCCGAGTTCACAGCCGAGTCAACCTCCTAGTCAAACAGAAGAGACAGCCGAACAGCGAAGGGAGAGAAGGCTATGGTCCACTCAAGATGACTTAGTCCTAATAAGCGGCTGGTTAAACACATCGAAGGATGCAGTAGTTGGGAATGGGCAAAAGGCAGGATCCTTTTGGATCCGTATAGGAGACTACTACGAAACGAGTAGTCATGTCCGTGATGGTGCTCAGCCTAGGCGCCCTGACCATTGTAGACAAAGGTGGCAAAAAATCAGTAAGGAAGTGAGCAGGTTCTGTGGAGCTTTTGCAGAGGCAGAGAGTGAGAGAGCTAGTGGGATGAACGATCTAGATGTTTTACAAAATGCTCACCAAATCTACACTAACCTGTACAAGAAGAAGTTCGGTATGGAGTATGCTTGGAATGTTCTACGCTATGAACAGAAATAG
- the LOC104725470 gene encoding AT-hook motif nuclear-localized protein 17: MKGEYRDQKSNEMFSKLPQHQQQQQHSLTSHFHLSSTAATPTVDDSSIEVVRRPRGRPPGSKNKPKPPVFVTRDTDPPMSPYILEVPSGNDVVEAINRFCRRKSIGVCVLSGSGSVANVTLRQPSPAAPGSTITFHGKFDLLSVSATFLPPPPRTSLSPPVSNFFTVSLAGPQGQIIGGFVAGPLISAGTVYVIAASFNNPSYHRLPADEEQKHSAGTGEREGQSPAVSGGGEESGQMAGNGGESCGVSMYSCHMGGSDVIWAPTARAPPPF; this comes from the coding sequence atgaaaggtgaATACAGAGACCAAAAGAGTAACGAAATGTTCTCAAAGCTTcctcaacatcaacaacaacaacaacactctctGACCTCTCACTTCCACCTCTCCTCCACCGCCGCAACACCCACCGTCGATGACTCCTCCATCGAAGTCGTCCGACGTCCACGTGGAAGACCACCAGGTTCCAAAAACAAACCCAAACCACCTGTCTTCGTCACGCGTGACACCGACCCTCCTATGAGCCCTTACATCCTCGAAGTCCCTTCCGGAAACGACGTCGTCGAAGCCATCAACCGTTTCTGCCGGCGTAAATCCATAGGAGTCTGCGTTCTCAGCGGCTCTGGCTCCGTGGCTAACGTCACTTTACGTCAGCCTTCTCCCGCAGCTCCTGGCTCGACCATAACGTTCCACGGCAAGTTCGATCTCCTCTCCGTCTCCGCAACTTTCCTCCCTCCTCCGCCTCGTACTTCCTTGTCTCCACCGGTCTCTAACTTCTTCACCGTCTCTCTCGCCGGACCTCAAGGACAGATCATAGGAGGGTTCGTCGCCGGTCCGCTTATCTCCGCGGGAACAGTCTACGTCATCGCAGCAAGCTTCAACAACCCTTCTTACCACCGTTTACCAGCGGATGAAGAGCAGAAACACTCGGCGGGGACAGGGGAAAGAGAGGGCCAGTCTCCGGCGGTCTCTGGTGGCGGTGAAGAGTCGGGACAGATGGCGGGAAATGGAGGAGAGTCGTGTGGGGTTTCAATGTACAGTTGCCACATGGGTGGCTCTGATGTTATTTGGGCCCCTACCGCCAGGGCTCCACCGCCCTTCTAA
- the LOC104728741 gene encoding putative nuclease HARBI1, which yields MASSSNKFHYHYDPNNDSMNQFFQEQFNNQFEAAEEEISEEPSTRIYIDRQREEGHERLWNDYFSDNPTYTTRQFRRRFRMNKSLFLRIVNRLSEEVPYFKPKKDATFRNGFSPLQQCTEAIRLLAYGIGADSVDEYLRISESTSRKCLEHFVVGIVDLFGTEYLRRPTQADLQRLLFYGELRGFPGMVGSIDCMHWKWKNCPTAWKGMYSRGTGKPTIVLEAVASQDLWIWHAFFGAPGTCNDLNVLDQSPVFNDIIYGRAPEVTYYVNGNEYNLAYYLTDGIYPEWATFVKSIPQPQHPKHRLFAEKQEGARKDVERAFGVLQSRFAMIKNPSLLWSKGKIAYIMRACLILHNMIVEDERD from the coding sequence atGGCATCTTCTTCAAACAAATTTCACTACCATTATGATCCAAATAATGATAGTATGAACCAATTTTTTCAAGAGCAATTTAATAATCAATTTGAAGCTGCTGAAGAGGAAATTTCGGAAGAACCATCTACACGTATTTATATCGATAGACAACGGGAAGAAGGCCACGAACGTTTATGGaacgattattttagtgataatccGACTTACACGACAAGACAATTTCGCCGACGGTTTCGCATGAACAAGTCAttgttcttgcgtattgtgaatcgtctcagtgaagaagttccatattttaaaccaaaaaaggatgCAACCTTCCGGAATGGTTTCTCACCGCTACAACAATGTACTGAAGCAATTCGACTACTAGCATATGGGATTGGGGCGGACTCGGTTGACGAATATTTACGTATCTCTGAATCGACTTctcgtaaatgtttggaacatttcGTCGTCGGAATAGTTGACTTGTTTGGCACTGAATACCTACGCCGACCCACACAAGCGGATCTTCAAAGGCTACTCTTTTACGGAGAACTGCGGggttttcccgggatggttggaagcatcgactgtatgcattggaagTGGAAAAATTGCCCAACAGCCtggaaaggaatgtattcaCGAGGCACCGGtaaaccaacaattgttttggaggcggtagcttcacaagatctctggatatggcacgcattttttggagctccaggtacttgtaacgatttaaatgttcttgatcaatcaccagtatttaatgacattatttacggtcgagctcctgaagttacgtactatgtcaacggaaatgagtataatttggcttactatttgacggatggtatttacccGGAATGGGCgacatttgttaaatccatcccacaaccacaacatcCGAAACATCGTTTGTTTGCAGAAAAACAAGAAGGTgcacgaaaagatgttgagcgtgcatttggagtcctgcaatctagattcgccatgattaaaaatccatctcttttatggtcaaagggtaagattgcatatattatgagagcatgtctcatactccataatatgattgtcgaagatgaacgagat
- the LOC104725469 gene encoding UDP-glycosyltransferase 91C1: protein MEDKREEEVMHIAMFPWLAMGHLLPFLSLSKLLAQKGHKISFISTPRNLERLPKLPSNLSSSITFVSFPLPLISGLSPTSESSMDVPYNKQQSLKAAFDLLQAPLKEFLGRSSPDWIIFDYASHWLPSIAAELGISKAFFSLFNAATLCFLGPSSSLIDELRTTPEDFTVVPPWVPFKSNIAFRYHEVTRYVEKTDEDVTGVSDSVRFGYSIGESDAVFVRSCPEFEPEWFGLLKDLYQKPVFPSGFLPPVIEEDDDDDTTWVRIKEWLDKQRVNSVVYVSLGTEASLRREEVTELALGLEKSETPFFWVLRNEPHIPDGFEETVKGRGMVHVGWVPQVKILRHESVGGFLTHCGWNSVVEGLGFGKAPIFLPVLNEQGLNTRLLHGKGIGVEVLRDERDGSFDSCSVADSVRLVMVDEEGESIRDKAKLMKGLFGNMDENIRHVDEIVSFMTSKGSSSLSSSSC, encoded by the exons atggaggacaagagagaagaggaagttaTGCAC ATAGCCATGTTTCCATGGCTAGCTATgggtcatcttcttccttttcttagTCTCTCCAAGTTGCTAGCTCAAAAGGGTCACAAGATCTCCTTCATATCAACACCAAGAAACCTCGAAAGACTTCCCAAACTACCATCAAAcctctcctcctccatcaccTTCGTCTCTTTCCCTCTCCCTCTCATCTCCGGCTTGTCTCCAACCTCAGAATCTTCCATGGACGTACCTTACAACAAGCAACAGTCTCTCAAAGCCGCCTTTGACCTTCTCCAGGCACCGTTGAAAGAGTTTCTCGGACGGTCTTCTCCGGACTGGATCATATTCGACTACGCTTCTCATTGGCTCCCTTCTATTGCGGCTGAGCTTGGTATCTCCAAGGCCTTCTTTAGTCTCTTTAACGCTGCAACTCTCTGTTTCTTAGGACCGTCTTCGTCTTTGATTGATGAGTTAAGAACTACGCCGGAAGATTTCACGGTGGTGCCCCCGTGGGTTCCGTTTAAGTCAAACATCGCGTTTCGTTATCATGAAGTCACAAGATACGTTGAGAAGACGGATGAAGATGTAACCGGGGTTTCTGATTCTGTCCGGTTCGGTTACTCTATCGGCGAGAGCGATGCGGTTTTTGTCCGTAGCTGTCCGGAATTTGAACCGGAATGGTTTGGTTTACTAAAAGATCTGTACCAAAAACCGGTTTTTCCATCCGGGTTTCTTCCTCCGGTTattgaagaagacgacgacgatgataCAACATGGGTTCGTATTAAAGAGTGGCTCGACAAGCAGCGAGTTAACTCTGTGGTTTACGTGTCACTCGGCACCGAAGCGAGTCTCCGTCGTGAGGAAGTCACCGAGCTAGCTCTTGGGTTGGAGAAATCAGAGACACCTTTCTTTTGGGTTCTAAGGAACGAGCCACATATTCCAGACGGGTTCGAGGAAACAGTCAAGGGACGTGGCATGGTTCATGTTGGATGGGTTCCACAAGTGAAAATACTGAGGCACGAGTCAGTGGGAGGGTTCTTGACACACTGTGGCTGGAACTCAGTGGTGGAAGGGTTAGGTTTTGGTAAAGCTCCGATCTTTTTGCCGGTGCTGAATGAGCAAGGGCTTAACACGAGACTGTTGCATGGGAAGGGGATTGGTGTTGAGGTTTtaagagatgagagagatgggTCGTTTGATTCTTGCTCGGTGGCTGACTCGGTTAGATTGGTGATGGTGGATGAAGAAGGTGAGTCAATAAGGGATAAAGCTAAGCTGATGAAAGGTTTGTTTGGGAACATGGATGAGAATATTCGCCACGTTGACGAAATTGTCAGTTTTATGACAAGTAAAGGATCATCTTCATTGTCATCATCTAGTTGTTGA
- the LOC104725471 gene encoding uncharacterized protein LOC104725471 isoform X1 has product MDIDCEIKGKRIDKDNIRVKRKTLQALLDDCQRALELLNLAELSSEDDDEEDKITGEKESSRGEVSSSDPEADELYDLIKSRVECHDFIDKIESAQVAEDCSSSWDVVSEDDLWDDESMAQSEEDYVLVREEDIAEGIACFMATYLSSLKQKKDLTPEQLQKALSRMFSVKKRKGKLRKAWDGSKVAYNVASWSATVIGIYQNPVILRVASKAFWASCHVISKLV; this is encoded by the exons ATGGACATCGATTGCGAGATCAAAGGGAAACGTATCGACAAGGATAACATTCGTGTCAAGCGGAAGACTTTGCAAGCTTTGCTCGATGATTGCCAAAGAGCCCTCGAGCTCTTAAACTTAGCCGAACTCAGTTctgaagacgacgacgaagaagataAAATCACCGGCGAGAAGGAATCGAGCAGGGGAGAAGTTTCTTCTTCCGATCCTGAAGCTGATGAA TTATATGATCTCATCAAATCCAGAGTTGAATGCCATGACTTCATTGACAAGATTGAGTCAGCTCAGGTTGCTG aAGATTGTAGTAGCTCATGGGATGTAGTTAGTGAAGATGATCTTTGGGATGATGAAAGCATGGCTCAAAGTGAAGAAGATTATGTCCTTGTTAGGGAAGAGGATATAGCAGAGGGTATTGCTTGTTTCATGGCTACTTATTTATCATCACTTAAGCAGAAAAAG GATTTGACTCCTGAGCAGCTTCAGAAAG CACTTAGCAGAATGTTCTcagtgaagaagagaaaggggaAGCTTCGGAAAGCCTGGGATGGAAGTAAGGTCGCTTACAATGTAGCATCGTGGAGCGCAACTGTTATAGg GATCTACCAAAACCCGGTGATCCTCAGGGTTGCATCAAAGGCCTTCTGGGCGTCATGTCATGTAATATCGAAGCTTGTATGA